Proteins co-encoded in one Papaver somniferum cultivar HN1 chromosome 5, ASM357369v1, whole genome shotgun sequence genomic window:
- the LOC113277378 gene encoding omega-hydroxypalmitate O-feruloyl transferase-like isoform X2, with amino-acid sequence MGSYLSDHLLNNLKIVGKPTLITPAEETQNGLYFLSNLDQIVPFTFSTVYYFKSSSESLVETIKDSFAKILVYYYPFAGRLKISKDGKLVINCTGEGGVFVEAEVDCNIDVIGDFDSTNTKTLSKLVYDIFDDEEIVYDIRQAKSILDVPPLSVQVTKFKCGGFVFGLSVNHCMLDGISLVQFLNSWGEIARGLPLTMHPFLDRTLLKARNPTKVEFTHNEYAEIEDLPKDTANLDQEEELSFKSFIFDPVKLKQLKTKAMEDGVLQTCSTFEALTAYMWRTRCQALKLHPDQIAKLYFAVDGRDRIDPPLPKGYFGNGAMFMGTLCPADSYVRSSIDCYEETRTRASLSSTFLVSTWSKLPFHTTDFGWGEPFSFGPVPLPGLDLFLPHGEDRKSINVFLGLPASTMKIFEELMQIDIQSIY; translated from the exons ATGGGGAGCTATTTGTCAGACCATCTTCTTAACAATCTAAAGATCGTCGGAAAACCAACTTTGATTACTCCAGCAGAGGAAACACAAAATGGTCTATATTTCCTTAGTAATCTTGACCAGATAGTGCCGTTTACATTCTCAACCGTGTACTACTTTAAGTCGTCGTCAGAATCACTCGTCGAAACCATCAAGGATTCCTTCGCAAAAATTCTCGTTTACTACTATCCCTTTGCTGGCCGGTTGAAAATCAGCAAAGATGGGAAGCTGGTAATCAATTGCACAGGAGAAGGGGGTGTTTTTGTTGAAGCTGAGGTTGACTGTAATATTGACGTGATTGGAGATTTTGATTCAACTAATACTAAAACTCTTTCGAAGCTTGTTTAtgatattttcgatgacgaaGAAATTGTTTATGACATTCGTCAAGCAAAAAGTATACTCGATGTTCCTCCTCTTAGTGTACAG GTAACCAAATTCAAGTGTGGAGGATTTGTTTTCGGGCTAAGCGTGAACCATTGTATGCTAGATGGAATTTCTCTTGTGCAATTTTTGAACTCATGGGGAGAAATTGCCAGAGGCTTACCATTAACCATGCATCCGTTTCTAGACAGAACCTTGCTCAAAGCAAGAAACCCGACTAAGGTAGAGTTCACCCATAATGAGTATGCAGAGATTGAAGACTTACCGAAAGACACGGCTAATCTTGACCAAGAAGAAGAGCTTTCTTTCAAGTCTTTCATTTTCGATCCAGTAAAGCTAAAAcaactgaaaacaaaagcgatGGAAGATGGGGTTCTTCAGACATGTTCAACATTCGAAGCACTGACTGCTTATATGTGGAGAACTAGATGTCAAGCATTAAAACTCCATCCGGATCAAATAGCAAAGCTATACTTTGCAGTGGATGGTAGGGATAGAATTGATCCCCCGTTGCCAAAAGGGTATTTTGGCAATGGTGCCATGTTCATGGGTACTTTGTGCCCAGCAG ATAGTTACGTAAGATCTTCGATTGACTGCTATGAAGAAACAAGAACTAGAGCTTCTCTATCCTCTACGTTTTTGGTGAGTACTTGGTCTAAGCTACCTTTTCATACTACGGATTTCGGTTGGGGAGAGCCATTTTCATTCGGACCAGTTCCTCTTCCGGGTTTGGACTTATTCTTACCTCATGGTGAAGATAGAAAGAGTATAAACGTATTCCTTGGCTTGCCAGCTTCTACaatgaaaatcttcgaagaactTATGCAGATAGATATTCAATCTATCTATTGA
- the LOC113277378 gene encoding omega-hydroxypalmitate O-feruloyl transferase-like isoform X1: MGSYLSDHLLNNLKIVGKPTLITPAEETQNGLYFLSNLDQIVPFTFSTVYYFKSSSESLVETIKDSFAKILVYYYPFAGRLKISKDGKLVINCTGEGGVFVEAEVDCNIDVIGDFDSTNTKTLSKLVYDIFDDEEIVYDIRQAKSILDVPPLSVQVTKFKCGGFVFGLSVNHCMLDGISLVQFLNSWGEIARGLPLTMHPFLDRTLLKARNPTKVEFTHNEYAEIEDLPKDTANLDQEEELSFKSFIFDPVKLKQLKTKAMEDGVLQTCSTFEALTAYMWRTRCQALKLHPDQIAKLYFAVDGRDRIDPPLPKGYFGNGAMFMGTLCPAGKLLENPMSFTIQLIRYSIKSVTDSYVRSSIDCYEETRTRASLSSTFLVSTWSKLPFHTTDFGWGEPFSFGPVPLPGLDLFLPHGEDRKSINVFLGLPASTMKIFEELMQIDIQSIY, from the exons ATGGGGAGCTATTTGTCAGACCATCTTCTTAACAATCTAAAGATCGTCGGAAAACCAACTTTGATTACTCCAGCAGAGGAAACACAAAATGGTCTATATTTCCTTAGTAATCTTGACCAGATAGTGCCGTTTACATTCTCAACCGTGTACTACTTTAAGTCGTCGTCAGAATCACTCGTCGAAACCATCAAGGATTCCTTCGCAAAAATTCTCGTTTACTACTATCCCTTTGCTGGCCGGTTGAAAATCAGCAAAGATGGGAAGCTGGTAATCAATTGCACAGGAGAAGGGGGTGTTTTTGTTGAAGCTGAGGTTGACTGTAATATTGACGTGATTGGAGATTTTGATTCAACTAATACTAAAACTCTTTCGAAGCTTGTTTAtgatattttcgatgacgaaGAAATTGTTTATGACATTCGTCAAGCAAAAAGTATACTCGATGTTCCTCCTCTTAGTGTACAG GTAACCAAATTCAAGTGTGGAGGATTTGTTTTCGGGCTAAGCGTGAACCATTGTATGCTAGATGGAATTTCTCTTGTGCAATTTTTGAACTCATGGGGAGAAATTGCCAGAGGCTTACCATTAACCATGCATCCGTTTCTAGACAGAACCTTGCTCAAAGCAAGAAACCCGACTAAGGTAGAGTTCACCCATAATGAGTATGCAGAGATTGAAGACTTACCGAAAGACACGGCTAATCTTGACCAAGAAGAAGAGCTTTCTTTCAAGTCTTTCATTTTCGATCCAGTAAAGCTAAAAcaactgaaaacaaaagcgatGGAAGATGGGGTTCTTCAGACATGTTCAACATTCGAAGCACTGACTGCTTATATGTGGAGAACTAGATGTCAAGCATTAAAACTCCATCCGGATCAAATAGCAAAGCTATACTTTGCAGTGGATGGTAGGGATAGAATTGATCCCCCGTTGCCAAAAGGGTATTTTGGCAATGGTGCCATGTTCATGGGTACTTTGTGCCCAGCAGGTAAACTACTGGAAAACCCTATGTCATTTACTATTCAGCTAATTCGATACTCAATTAAATCGGTTACAGATAGTTACGTAAGATCTTCGATTGACTGCTATGAAGAAACAAGAACTAGAGCTTCTCTATCCTCTACGTTTTTGGTGAGTACTTGGTCTAAGCTACCTTTTCATACTACGGATTTCGGTTGGGGAGAGCCATTTTCATTCGGACCAGTTCCTCTTCCGGGTTTGGACTTATTCTTACCTCATGGTGAAGATAGAAAGAGTATAAACGTATTCCTTGGCTTGCCAGCTTCTACaatgaaaatcttcgaagaactTATGCAGATAGATATTCAATCTATCTATTGA